From the Selenomonas sp. oral taxon 920 genome, the window CTGAGGCCGCGCTGCTCCTTCAGCCGCTGTGCCTTGCGCGTCACTTGATAGGCACGCTGAATGCGCGTCGCCAATTTCTCATCCGACACGCTTTCTGCGAGCATCCTGCCGCGCGCGATTTCCACATCCGTCAGCCCCGTCTGGACGAGGGCACGCACATAGGAGGTGCGTGTCTCCGTATCCTGCCCGTCCTCTGCGACAGCAGCAGCGGGACGCATCGCGCGTACAAAGGCGATCTCCTTCACAAGCCGCCCGCCGGCGAAGTTGTTGACGCGCTGGATGATCTCAGGCGCACTCATGCGCATCTCGTTCTTCCACGTGGCATCGGGTGCATAGAGGAGGAGCTTGCCGTCCCGCACGGCAATGGCACGCACGCGGCGCGCAACCATCTCCCCCATAATATCCGCCCAGTGCGATAGGGCAGTATGTGCGATGTAGTCGCGCTCAAATGCGGGGCCGAGGCGGTGAACGGCGGCACGCACATCATCGCCCGCGTTCGCCGTGCCGAG encodes:
- a CDS encoding DUF721 domain-containing protein, producing MRTTLGTANAGDDVRAAVHRLGPAFERDYIAHTALSHWADIMGEMVARRVRAIAVRDGKLLLYAPDATWKNEMRMSAPEIIQRVNNFAGGRLVKEIAFVRAMRPAAAVAEDGQDTETRTSYVRALVQTGLTDVEIARGRMLAESVSDEKLATRIQRAYQVTRKAQRLKEQRGLSPCPSCGRMVEGCCHDCRRAEERSVRRAVRAILRAEPWAKLADVVQRVPSCDALMLGSERADLVRQIAGTTEYTAQDSANARLLTMLHRGLPPEEVTPKKIQSTFWELRNELITTREFWEEMKKRKAKKKS